A region of the Salvelinus sp. IW2-2015 unplaced genomic scaffold, ASM291031v2 Un_scaffold3193, whole genome shotgun sequence genome:
TCATTTTTTWATTTWATTTTTTATTAATTCATACATAATCTGATGTTTTAATCAATATTAAAAAGTTTGGTGAACATAGAAATAATCAGTTAAAATCAAAAGCGTTCCATAATACCGACTactacggtcccgtgtggctcagttggtagagcatggcgcttgcaacgccagggttgtgggttcattccccacggggggaccaggatgaatatgtatgaactttccaaattgaaagtcgctctggataagagcgtctgctaaatgacttaaatgttaaatgtacttTAAACTAGATTCTGTTTAGCCGTTAATTACAAAACCACCAGCAGAGGGACCCACTGCACCAAAAGTGTCAGAATCAGGGGTTCTTTTCTCCTTTGGTCTTCCCTCgattccttgcatcctctctcctcaactTCCTTTTCGCAAAACGGATTGGAGAAGATGGTCAAAGGGGAGTGACcttggaccttctcctccaatactgttgaggaggaggtgaggagagaggaatcaAGGATAGATGAATTGAGATGGAGCCAGAAACTCCACTGTCGTATAGCTGCCTTGTCCTGAGTGATAACATGAGTAGTGGGAAGTGGATACACACGGTTAGAACTATGTCCAATAGGTCTGGTCTCATAACATCTCTGTTTTAAATCTAATTTATGTCCAATAGGTCTGGTTTCATTACATCTCTGTTTTAAATCTAATTTATGTCCAATAGGTCTGGTTTCATTACATCTCTGTTTTAAATCTAATTTATGTCCAATAGGTCTTGTTTCATTACATCTCTGTTTTAAATCGAATTTATGTCCAATAGGTCTGGTTTCATAACATCTCTGTTTTAAATATTNGATATTTGAGTAGTCTGCAATGTGTTTTTAAGCCATCTCAGTAAGCGCTACGCATTTATACCACAACTTgattaaataacaaataacacaaaCATCTAGTTCGAAACTATATAGAAACACAAAGTGAGAAAGATTTCATGAAGAAGTTGAATGAAGCGTCTGTCTGCCGTCACTGTACTGTCCTCTGCACTGACTTAAACCAGCCCCCAGgtggcagagcagaacagagctgtGTTGTCACTCAGTGTCCCTGGCCCTTCCTGCTGGCCGGCGTGTCTCTCTAGCGCCACTAACTGGTCAGATGTAGAACTCCTGGTCGTCGTCCTCCACCCCGACCTCCTTGCCAGACCTGTTCTGAGACACCACCCCAATAATGCTGTTAGAGCTGTCCAATTGGCTGCACGTGATGGGATCCCTCAGGGACGGCTGGCCACTCAGGGGCAAGAAAGCGCTGTTGGGGCGTGGCCGCTGCAGGGTGGAAGGTATGCTATTGGAGGAGGCCAGGCTGCTGGTTCTCATGGGAACAGGAGGGCGGCCTAGCGTTGACGCCTTGGGCTTGACGTTGGCGTGGGATGGGGAGGGGGTTGGGTCCCGCGGAGGTGCAGAGAGAGGGCGTGGTGGCGTGGGTCTGCGACTCCTAGAGTACGCAGACACTACCGAMAGGTCAACAATGCTGCCCGCATCCACCTTTATCCCTGTGTCCACATCCGTCTCCTCCGCACCAATCAGAGCATCCACGTTGAGGCGGAAGGGCGGGACCAGGGAGGAGCTGAGGGAGTGGGAGTGGCTTCTGTGGTGGGCAGGGCTGGGTGAGGTTCCGGGGGAGGAGCCGGCAGAGCGGGAGCGAGAGCCGGTGAACCctgccaggctgggcagggagAACAGAGAGCGGGTTCGACCAGTCCTCCAGGAT
Encoded here:
- the LOC112075488 gene encoding protein FAM124A-like; this translates as MTLPSAGTYGRGPASYRNRRYHRNSSRSRTQTLPLPQTQNQTQSRSSQTSQTSRSLACEEEEMEMGARSKSWRTGRTRSLFSLPSLAGFTGSRSRSAGSSPGTSPSPAHHRSHSHSLSSSLVPPFRLNVDALIGAEETDVDTGIKVDAGSIVDLSVVSAYSRSRRPTPPRPLSAPPRDPTPSPSHANVKPKASTLGRPPVPMRTSSLASSNSIPSTLQRPRPNSAFLPLSGQPSLRDPITCSQLDSSNSIIGVVSQNRSGKEVGVEDDDQEFYI